One Pullulanibacillus sp. KACC 23026 DNA segment encodes these proteins:
- a CDS encoding acyl-CoA dehydrogenase, which yields MINHHLDIHLIDPILKDEVEPFIGKIDQMLYYPGQFLKSVGRSGLLLSAKLPIKEVRQREVQLIEKTATYCMTSAFLLWCHLAALTAVRMSTNPYIKEELLPLLESGKVLGGTGLSNALKYYAGIGTIQLKAERTKGGYFITGSLPSVSNLGDGHWFTILASLDDQHRLLGILPAEAEGLRLEEKNGFVGMNGTRTFSCSFNNVFLPDKWILTEDPDDFIQQIRPSLVLYQIPLGLGVASASIDHLSEVRRENADYFEGLNVQPEDLGRMLQEIQRTTYDYSKLADLVAFNQKILLTRLEIIHLTSQAVHNDMLYSGGRAYLKDSDPFRRLRESYFLFNLTPTVKQLENLRQSMRLEKN from the coding sequence ATGATAAATCATCATTTAGATATTCATTTGATTGATCCAATCCTTAAAGATGAGGTAGAGCCATTTATTGGGAAGATTGATCAAATGTTATATTATCCGGGTCAATTCCTAAAATCGGTTGGAAGATCCGGTTTATTACTCTCAGCAAAGTTGCCAATTAAAGAGGTTAGGCAAAGAGAAGTACAACTTATAGAAAAAACAGCGACTTATTGCATGACCTCCGCTTTTCTTTTATGGTGTCACTTAGCCGCTTTAACTGCCGTTAGGATGAGTACCAATCCTTATATTAAAGAAGAACTTCTCCCTTTGTTAGAATCGGGAAAAGTACTTGGAGGAACGGGCTTGTCCAATGCATTAAAGTATTATGCAGGTATTGGAACCATTCAATTAAAAGCTGAACGCACAAAAGGCGGGTATTTTATAACTGGCAGTTTACCGAGTGTTTCAAATTTAGGAGATGGTCATTGGTTTACCATATTGGCATCTTTAGATGATCAGCATCGGCTACTAGGCATTTTACCAGCAGAGGCTGAGGGGTTAAGACTTGAAGAAAAGAACGGTTTTGTAGGAATGAATGGTACTCGTACATTCTCTTGTTCTTTTAATAACGTTTTTCTTCCTGATAAATGGATACTGACTGAAGATCCGGATGATTTTATACAACAGATTCGACCGTCATTAGTTCTATACCAAATCCCACTAGGATTAGGGGTGGCTTCAGCATCAATCGATCATCTAAGCGAGGTTCGAAGAGAGAATGCGGACTACTTTGAAGGTTTAAATGTTCAACCTGAAGATTTAGGAAGAATGTTACAGGAAATTCAAAGAACCACATACGATTATTCTAAACTGGCTGATTTAGTCGCGTTTAACCAAAAAATTCTTTTAACTAGATTAGAAATCATTCATTTAACATCTCAAGCTGTTCATAACGATATGCTGTATTCAGGCGGTCGAGCGTATTTAAAGGATAGTGATCCATTTAGAAGACTCCGTGAATCCTATTTCTTATTTAATTTAACACCAACTGTTAAACAGCTGGAAAACCTTCGTCAATCAATGCGGTTGGAAAAAAATTAA
- a CDS encoding bile acid:sodium symporter family protein, with product MRVVEKISTFAGKTFTIWVIIVAVLAYMLPGDFKWIGAYTVPLLGIVMFGMGLTLSAADFKEVFRRPKEVAIGVVGHFIIMPLLAFLLSIGLHLPKEVAVGVILVGCCPSGTSSNVMVFLGRGNVALAVSIASVSTILAPIFTPLLILLLASKWVHVSILSLFISIVKVIIIPLILGFLIKRFFGKQAAAGSKAMPLVSVIAIILIVSGVVAGSQPQIAKTGLLIFAVVVLHNLLGYCLGFFFSRLFGMELSKQKAVALEVGMQNSGLGVAIASASFSPLAAVPSAIFSVWHNISGSILAFIFSKLDDGKGKEGKNKMAG from the coding sequence ATGAGAGTCGTTGAGAAAATAAGCACATTTGCAGGAAAAACGTTTACGATTTGGGTCATTATTGTGGCGGTGCTCGCTTATATGCTGCCTGGGGATTTTAAATGGATAGGAGCCTACACAGTTCCACTGTTGGGTATTGTCATGTTTGGGATGGGATTAACACTCTCAGCTGCTGATTTTAAAGAAGTCTTTCGCAGACCTAAGGAGGTCGCAATAGGGGTCGTTGGCCACTTTATTATCATGCCATTATTAGCCTTCTTATTATCTATCGGATTACATTTACCAAAAGAAGTGGCCGTTGGGGTGATTCTCGTTGGTTGCTGTCCAAGCGGGACTTCATCCAACGTCATGGTGTTCTTAGGAAGAGGGAATGTTGCCTTAGCCGTTTCCATTGCCTCTGTCTCTACTATTTTGGCACCTATCTTTACACCTCTTCTTATTTTGTTATTGGCAAGTAAATGGGTACATGTCAGCATTCTTTCCTTATTCATATCAATTGTTAAAGTTATCATCATTCCATTGATTCTTGGTTTTTTAATCAAGAGATTCTTTGGAAAACAGGCCGCTGCTGGTTCAAAAGCCATGCCTCTTGTATCCGTTATTGCCATTATCTTGATTGTATCAGGGGTCGTTGCCGGCAGTCAGCCACAAATTGCTAAAACTGGTTTACTCATATTTGCCGTAGTCGTTCTTCATAACTTACTTGGCTATTGTTTAGGATTTTTCTTTTCTCGATTATTCGGCATGGAATTGTCCAAACAAAAGGCGGTTGCCTTGGAAGTTGGGATGCAAAACTCAGGACTTGGCGTAGCAATTGCCTCCGCAAGTTTTTCTCCTTTAGCAGCCGTCCCAAGTGCCATTTTCAGTGTTTGGCATAATATCTCTGGATCTATTTTAGCTTTCATTTTCAGCAAATTGGATGATGGGAAAGGGAAAGAAGGCAAGAACAAAATGGCAGGCTGA
- a CDS encoding arginase family protein yields the protein MKEITHINLMNFDETLVTQEMLVDFPHRWIDVHDIPSTQGYCTFDSLEEIRKRLADIDVHSITYIGNGNYHYVTYLLLEKIKEPFSLVLFDHHTDAMANDIPGVISCGSWVSYSLDHLPYLQRVVIVGARSQPLYSERVMLIAEEELMNLSMRAVQERIEQFIEGPIYVSVDKDVLYDKAAATNWDQGSMGLLQLLNLLRKLDSRIEVLGMDICGEWPTLQYPFLDKETYDKIRKNERVNRAILDSLQINNSHHSIPQ from the coding sequence ATGAAAGAAATCACTCATATCAACCTGATGAATTTCGATGAAACACTCGTAACCCAAGAAATGCTAGTGGATTTCCCGCATAGATGGATCGATGTCCACGATATACCTAGTACCCAAGGCTATTGTACGTTTGATTCCTTGGAGGAGATCAGAAAGCGATTAGCGGATATAGATGTCCATTCTATTACTTACATTGGTAACGGAAACTATCATTATGTAACCTATTTACTTTTAGAGAAAATAAAAGAGCCATTTTCATTAGTATTGTTTGATCACCACACTGATGCGATGGCAAACGATATTCCGGGTGTTATTAGCTGCGGGTCTTGGGTCAGCTATTCCTTAGATCACCTTCCTTATCTACAAAGAGTAGTCATAGTCGGTGCTCGCTCGCAGCCTTTGTATTCGGAGCGTGTCATGTTAATAGCGGAAGAGGAACTTATGAATCTTTCAATGAGGGCTGTACAAGAAAGAATTGAACAATTTATCGAAGGGCCTATTTACGTCAGTGTTGATAAGGATGTTTTATACGATAAGGCAGCGGCAACCAACTGGGATCAGGGAAGTATGGGGTTATTGCAGCTTTTAAACTTATTACGAAAACTTGATAGTCGTATCGAGGTATTAGGAATGGATATATGCGGAGAATGGCCAACTCTTCAATATCCTTTTTTGGATAAAGAAACGTATGACAAAATAAGAAAGAATGAACGAGTCAATCGAGCTATTCTAGATAGTCTTCAGATCAACAATAGTCACCATTCCATTCCACAATAA
- a CDS encoding AAA family ATPase, with translation MFLRKITLLRDDVKDFNTYPFTVPAIRGMDTLDLESDVTFFVGENGSGKSTLLEAIAYKCEFNTSGGGRNNQYDVDSSEAALGDYIRLSWLPKVNQGFFLRAESFYHFASHLDQLSREDPDFNYQGYGGRSLHHQSHGESFLSLFLNRFSSKGIYLLDEPEAALSPARQLAFMRVMHQLVSNGQSQFIIATHSPILLGYPGAKIFSFDSRVIESVKYEDTEHYQLTKGFLNGKERYLEELFLP, from the coding sequence TTGTTTTTGCGTAAGATTACTCTTTTGAGAGACGACGTGAAGGATTTCAATACCTACCCATTTACTGTTCCTGCTATAAGAGGAATGGATACATTGGACTTAGAAAGTGACGTTACGTTTTTTGTAGGGGAGAATGGTTCGGGTAAGTCGACTTTGCTCGAGGCTATTGCCTACAAGTGCGAGTTTAATACTTCAGGTGGTGGAAGAAACAATCAATATGATGTCGACTCATCCGAAGCGGCTTTAGGAGATTACATTCGGTTATCTTGGTTACCCAAAGTCAATCAGGGCTTCTTTTTAAGGGCGGAAAGCTTTTATCATTTTGCCTCTCATTTGGATCAGCTGTCTAGGGAAGATCCGGACTTTAATTATCAAGGATATGGAGGCAGGTCCTTACACCATCAGTCTCATGGAGAATCCTTTTTATCCTTATTTCTAAATCGCTTCTCAAGTAAGGGGATTTACCTATTAGATGAACCCGAGGCCGCCTTATCACCGGCTCGCCAATTAGCGTTTATGAGGGTCATGCATCAATTGGTGAGTAATGGCCAGTCTCAATTTATCATTGCGACCCATTCGCCAATTCTTCTCGGATATCCAGGCGCAAAGATTTTTAGTTTTGATTCACGTGTAATTGAAAGCGTCAAATATGAAGACACCGAACATTATCAACTAACAAAGGGATTTCTAAATGGAAAGGAGCGATACTTAGAAGAACTGTTTTTGCCCTGA
- a CDS encoding DoxX family membrane protein gives MLIHFLKTNRFVSLLLMVLRLYLGWQWLKAGWEKLSGSGFDARGFLYGAVKNMSGEHAAVQPWWGNFLKEFALPHVTVFNVIIPLGELLVGIGLILGILTSFSILMGLTMNFAYLLSGSTSTNPQMLLLGMVLLFTGNNAHKIGLDYWFIPLLNKIIKKAGTKQMSQSA, from the coding sequence ATGCTGATTCATTTTTTAAAGACGAACCGTTTTGTATCTCTCTTGCTTATGGTACTTAGACTCTATCTGGGATGGCAGTGGTTAAAAGCGGGTTGGGAGAAGTTATCGGGATCAGGCTTTGATGCTCGCGGCTTTCTTTATGGAGCCGTCAAAAACATGTCTGGTGAACACGCTGCTGTTCAACCTTGGTGGGGGAATTTTTTAAAGGAATTTGCCCTGCCACACGTTACTGTTTTTAATGTGATCATTCCTTTAGGCGAGCTCCTAGTAGGGATTGGATTAATTCTCGGGATATTGACCTCCTTTTCTATCCTGATGGGACTCACAATGAATTTTGCTTATCTCTTATCTGGATCAACGAGTACCAATCCACAAATGCTATTACTGGGAATGGTCCTTCTATTCACAGGAAACAACGCTCACAAAATAGGATTGGATTACTGGTTCATCCCACTACTAAACAAAATCATTAAAAAAGCGGGCACTAAACAGATGTCACAAAGCGCTTAG
- a CDS encoding efflux RND transporter permease subunit: MKKIILFSINNKFALWILTLIVLVSGLYSALNMKMETMPNITLPVITITTSDPGATPQDVDDQVTKPVEQVVQNVQGVNTVTSSSNKDSSSVQIEFDYGTDLDKAESNLKDAISSINFPDNVQDPTVSRMSIDAFPIITLSVTQSGKSLAGLTDTINNKLVPSLKGIKGVSAVDVSGQEVNEVDLSFKQDQLKKYGLTEQTVEQAIQNNNLDYPLGLYNFNDSQQSVSVNGKLTTLKDLKNLPITIQSTGTSQVPSAQSNSTSSMQPSSVQSAGMSSQVPVTKLPTVKLSDLATIKMVGKTESISRTNGKPSIAVQVVKSSDANTVDVGNAVNSEITKMKKDVPGLHVVTTLDQAQPIKDSVHAMLEKAILGAIFAMIIILLFLRNFKSTIISVVSIPLSLLIGIILLKEMGITLNIMTLGAMTVAIGRVIDDSIVVIENIYRRMSLSEETLKGRDLIIAATREMFVPIMSSTIVTIAVFLPMGLVSGMVGQLFLPFALTIVFSLLASLLVAITVVPMLAHSFFKKGINDKKKHDEAKPWKLASYYRHFLNWSLNHKWIVSAIAILLLVGSLCLVPFIGMSFIGSDQQEALEITYSPDPGQTLSDVKKVGIKADNYFEQRNHVKTVQYSIGGGNPMSMGQGQDNSALFYVEYDKNTPNFSKEQTKVLAHLKKLTTKGSWGTISMSSTGSSNDLTVTVNGSSIEQIKPTINKIQDIMKKNKDLKNVDSSLSKNYVQNSLVVNREKLSEYGLTTAQIGSTLGQNNQQQLLTTIKSDGKDVNVYLKSDTESYNSVHDLTNKTLQSPLGKNVEVSEVTKLEKGKTSDTITRKDGDIYASVTGEIKSKDVSKVSAAVQKQIDKLAMPSGVKASIGGVTADMNQSFSQLGMAMLAAIAIVYFILVVTFGSALVPLAILVSLPFVIVGAFVGLFVTGETISVSVMIGALMLIGIVVTNAIVLIDRVVRKEKEGLSTREALLETATTRLRPILMTAIATICALLPLAFGMEGSGGLISKGLGISVIGGLTSSTLLTLFIVPLVYELLMKRRNKKLKVNGKEN; this comes from the coding sequence ATGAAAAAAATTATTTTGTTTTCAATTAATAACAAATTTGCCTTATGGATTTTAACACTCATAGTTCTTGTCTCGGGTCTCTATTCCGCTTTAAATATGAAAATGGAGACGATGCCAAATATTACGCTGCCAGTCATTACAATTACGACGTCTGATCCTGGAGCAACGCCTCAAGATGTGGATGACCAAGTCACCAAGCCGGTTGAACAGGTCGTCCAAAATGTTCAAGGTGTTAATACCGTCACATCCAGTTCTAATAAAGACTCATCCTCTGTTCAAATTGAATTTGATTATGGAACTGATTTGGATAAGGCAGAGAGTAATTTGAAGGATGCCATCAGCTCTATTAATTTTCCGGACAATGTCCAAGATCCAACTGTTTCTCGGATGTCCATTGATGCTTTTCCAATTATTACATTAAGTGTAACACAGTCAGGAAAATCCCTCGCTGGTTTAACAGACACCATTAACAATAAATTAGTACCGAGCCTTAAAGGCATTAAGGGTGTTTCAGCAGTCGATGTTTCCGGACAAGAGGTGAATGAAGTTGATCTTTCATTTAAACAAGATCAATTAAAGAAATATGGTTTAACTGAACAGACAGTTGAGCAGGCCATTCAAAATAATAATCTTGATTACCCACTCGGACTGTATAACTTTAATGATTCCCAACAATCGGTTTCAGTTAATGGGAAATTGACAACACTTAAGGATTTGAAAAACTTACCTATAACGATTCAAAGTACAGGAACCTCTCAAGTACCAAGCGCTCAGTCGAATAGTACCTCCTCGATGCAGCCATCGTCCGTTCAGAGTGCGGGAATGTCCAGTCAAGTGCCTGTAACTAAGCTGCCAACGGTTAAGCTTAGCGATCTAGCGACGATTAAAATGGTTGGTAAAACGGAGTCCATAAGTCGAACAAACGGAAAGCCATCCATTGCCGTTCAAGTTGTCAAATCTTCTGATGCGAATACGGTTGATGTGGGAAATGCGGTAAACAGTGAGATAACGAAGATGAAAAAAGACGTGCCTGGACTTCATGTTGTCACGACTTTGGATCAAGCACAGCCGATTAAGGATTCGGTTCATGCCATGCTAGAAAAGGCGATCCTTGGCGCGATCTTTGCGATGATTATTATTCTACTCTTTTTAAGAAACTTTAAATCAACGATCATTTCAGTGGTCTCCATTCCACTTTCTCTATTAATTGGGATTATCCTGTTAAAAGAGATGGGGATAACGTTAAATATTATGACCTTGGGTGCCATGACGGTTGCGATTGGCCGTGTCATAGATGATTCGATTGTGGTTATTGAAAATATTTATCGGCGAATGTCCTTGTCTGAGGAAACATTAAAAGGGCGCGACCTTATTATTGCGGCAACACGGGAAATGTTTGTTCCGATCATGAGTTCGACGATTGTCACCATCGCCGTCTTCTTGCCGATGGGCTTAGTTTCTGGAATGGTAGGTCAGCTCTTCTTGCCATTTGCTTTAACGATTGTCTTTTCACTGCTTGCTTCCTTATTAGTTGCAATTACTGTGGTACCTATGCTTGCCCACAGCTTTTTTAAGAAAGGGATCAACGATAAAAAGAAGCACGATGAAGCGAAGCCGTGGAAGCTTGCCTCCTATTATCGCCATTTCCTTAATTGGTCTTTAAATCATAAGTGGATCGTCTCCGCCATTGCGATCCTTCTACTTGTCGGTTCTTTATGTCTTGTTCCATTTATCGGTATGAGTTTTATTGGATCCGATCAGCAAGAAGCCTTAGAAATCACGTACAGCCCAGATCCAGGCCAAACTCTCTCTGATGTGAAAAAGGTTGGAATAAAGGCAGACAACTATTTTGAACAACGCAATCATGTCAAAACTGTGCAATACTCAATTGGTGGCGGGAACCCAATGTCAATGGGGCAGGGACAAGATAATAGCGCCTTGTTCTATGTGGAATATGATAAAAATACGCCCAACTTTTCAAAGGAACAGACTAAAGTCTTGGCTCACTTGAAAAAGTTAACGACCAAAGGGAGCTGGGGGACCATCAGTATGTCAAGTACTGGAAGTTCCAATGATTTAACGGTTACGGTCAATGGTTCATCCATTGAACAAATTAAGCCAACTATTAATAAAATTCAAGACATCATGAAGAAGAATAAAGATCTTAAGAATGTTGACTCCAGTTTGTCTAAAAACTATGTTCAAAACTCACTCGTGGTAAATCGAGAGAAATTAAGTGAGTACGGACTGACAACAGCTCAAATCGGCTCGACACTTGGACAGAATAATCAACAACAACTTCTGACGACCATCAAGAGTGATGGAAAAGATGTCAATGTCTATCTCAAAAGTGATACCGAGAGCTATAACAGTGTTCACGACTTAACCAATAAAACCTTACAATCTCCACTTGGTAAGAATGTGGAAGTTTCCGAGGTTACCAAATTGGAAAAGGGTAAAACCTCTGATACGATTACAAGAAAAGACGGGGATATTTATGCGAGTGTTACCGGTGAAATAAAATCGAAGGATGTTTCAAAGGTAAGTGCAGCGGTTCAAAAGCAGATTGATAAATTGGCGATGCCTTCTGGGGTGAAAGCTTCAATAGGCGGGGTCACAGCGGACATGAATCAATCCTTCTCGCAATTAGGGATGGCGATGTTAGCGGCTATTGCCATTGTTTACTTTATTTTAGTGGTGACATTTGGAAGTGCGTTGGTTCCATTAGCTATTCTTGTCTCACTGCCATTTGTCATTGTCGGCGCCTTTGTTGGCCTGTTTGTAACAGGTGAAACGATCAGTGTGTCCGTCATGATCGGTGCCCTTATGTTAATCGGTATTGTGGTGACCAATGCGATCGTTTTAATCGATCGAGTTGTGAGAAAAGAAAAAGAAGGCTTATCAACAAGAGAAGCCCTTCTTGAAACAGCCACAACACGACTGCGTCCAATTTTAATGACAGCTATTGCCACCATTTGTGCGTTGCTTCCTCTCGCGTTCGGGATGGAAGGAAGCGGGGGCTTAATCTCTAAAGGATTAGGTATTTCTGTTATCGGTGGTCTAACAAGCTCAACCTTATTAACTTTATTTATTGTTCCACTTGTTTATGAGTTGCTTATGAAGCGCCGGAACAAGAAGCTTAAAGTGAACGGAAAAGAAAACTAA
- a CDS encoding response regulator transcription factor: MFKLLVVEDDLNTRKLMCAVLKQHGFETYSAEDGLSALQLMERQHIDLVVLDLMMPNMDGYELTRQLRLSWENLPILMVTAKQKPEDKRKGFLVGTDDYMTKPVDEEEMVLRIKALLRRAKIASDRQLEVGHVILDYDALTVSREDTVITLPQKEFYLLYKLLSYPNIIFTRMQLMDEIWGMDTETDNHTLNVHINRLRDRFRDWREFEIITVRGLGYKAVRKT; this comes from the coding sequence ATGTTCAAACTGCTAGTTGTGGAAGATGACCTAAACACTCGTAAATTGATGTGTGCTGTATTAAAGCAACATGGCTTTGAAACATACAGCGCAGAGGACGGACTCTCTGCACTTCAATTAATGGAGAGGCAGCATATTGATTTAGTCGTGCTTGATTTAATGATGCCAAATATGGATGGCTATGAATTGACACGCCAACTAAGACTTTCATGGGAGAATTTGCCCATTTTGATGGTAACAGCCAAGCAGAAGCCAGAGGACAAGCGAAAAGGGTTTCTCGTTGGAACGGATGATTATATGACAAAACCGGTAGACGAGGAGGAGATGGTCCTTCGTATTAAAGCCCTTCTCCGCAGAGCAAAAATTGCTAGCGACCGCCAGTTAGAAGTCGGCCATGTCATACTCGATTATGATGCCCTCACCGTGTCCCGTGAAGACACGGTGATTACGCTGCCCCAAAAAGAGTTTTATCTTTTATATAAACTGCTTTCTTATCCAAATATCATTTTTACGCGGATGCAGCTTATGGATGAGATTTGGGGAATGGATACTGAAACCGATAACCATACACTCAATGTCCATATTAACCGCCTAAGAGACAGATTCAGGGATTGGAGGGAGTTTGAAATTATTACAGTGCGTGGATTGGGTTATAAGGCGGTGAGAAAGACTTGA
- a CDS encoding HAMP domain-containing sensor histidine kinase: protein MRDFIKKRLSLAITLVMFVFGVMVATFCLIGGSFILLQHLGIISLSAHTTRHSGETNGNPLLSLFLFIVLCILLGTALTAFLSRKALNPIRKVIDATHKVANGDFNVQVNIKGIGELEELSQSFNKMTQELSSIETLRSDFINNFSHEFKTPIVSLRGFAKLLRENHLTEEERREYLDIIITESERLAALSTNVLTLAKYENLEIIVDKTPFRLDEQIRRTIVLMEPKWSAKDITMNVELDEVIYNGNDELTQQIWLNLLDNAIKFSHHGGAITLTLTNVIKGIQLVIQDEGTGMDCQTKAHIFDKFYQGDTSHSKSGYGLGLPLVKRIVNLCGGSISVQSEQGEGSTFTIELPY, encoded by the coding sequence TTGAGAGATTTTATAAAAAAACGATTAAGCCTTGCTATAACTTTGGTAATGTTTGTATTCGGAGTTATGGTGGCGACCTTTTGCTTAATTGGGGGCAGTTTCATACTCTTACAGCATCTGGGCATTATTTCCCTTTCTGCTCATACAACACGTCATAGTGGTGAAACGAACGGAAATCCGCTTTTAAGTTTATTTTTATTTATTGTACTCTGCATTTTGCTAGGAACCGCCTTAACTGCGTTTCTTAGCAGAAAAGCACTCAATCCGATCCGCAAGGTCATTGACGCCACACATAAAGTAGCGAACGGCGATTTTAATGTTCAAGTCAATATCAAGGGAATCGGCGAACTCGAAGAACTGTCTCAGAGCTTTAATAAAATGACACAAGAGCTTTCAAGTATTGAAACACTAAGAAGCGACTTTATCAACAACTTTTCCCATGAATTTAAGACACCTATTGTCTCCTTACGCGGTTTTGCCAAACTTCTCAGGGAAAACCATCTAACGGAGGAAGAAAGACGTGAGTATCTTGATATTATCATTACAGAATCCGAGCGTTTAGCGGCGCTTTCTACCAATGTGCTCACCTTAGCCAAATACGAGAACCTTGAAATTATTGTTGATAAGACCCCTTTTAGGCTAGATGAGCAAATCAGAAGGACCATCGTTTTAATGGAACCCAAATGGTCGGCAAAAGACATCACCATGAATGTCGAATTAGATGAAGTGATTTACAACGGAAATGACGAATTAACCCAGCAGATTTGGCTTAATCTATTAGATAACGCGATAAAATTCTCCCATCACGGCGGCGCCATCACACTGACCCTTACAAATGTCATCAAAGGAATTCAATTGGTTATTCAGGATGAAGGGACAGGCATGGATTGCCAGACAAAGGCGCATATCTTTGATAAATTTTATCAGGGGGACACTTCGCATTCGAAATCGGGTTACGGACTTGGCCTTCCA